The Bacillus zhangzhouensis region GTATTACCGACATCCATAAACTCGATAAATCTAAGAACATGTCCTTCTTTTTTAAAGTAAGCTGCCATTGGTAAGACATCCTGATCATTCACACCTTTTTGAACAACCATATTCATCTTAATAGCAAGTCCAGCCTTTTTTGCAGCCTCAATGCCATCAAACACTTTTTGGATAGAAATATGCCTTCCGTTCATTTGCTTAAAACGGTCGGGATTTAATGAATCTAAACTAATGGTGACTCTATTAAGACCAGCTCTCTTTAACTGATCAGCATATAAAGGTAAAAGCGTTCCATTAGTTGTCATCGCAATGTCTTCAATCCCTGGAACTTTTGCGAGCTTTTCTATTAAGACAGGCAAATCCTTCCGCATTAAAGGTTCCCCGCCTGTGATGCGTATTTTTACCACACCTAGGTTTCTTACAAAAAGGCTAGCAAGTCGTTCAATTTCTTCGAAACTAAGCAGTTCTTCTTTTTTCAAGAAAGGATAATCTGGTCCAAAAACTTCAGCAGGCATACAGTACGTACATCTAAAGTTACAGCGATCAGTTACTGATATTCTTAAATCGCGCAATGGTCGTTGTCTTTTATCTAAAATACTGACCATACTTTGCCTCCTATTCTGTAATACGCTGAGGATGAGTGTAAATATTAAAGGATTTTCCCCTGACGAATCCAACTGTCGTAATCTTTAATTCTTCTGCCATTTTAAGCGCTAGCTCAGTAGGTGCTGATTTTGAAATAACGATAGACACTCCTAGTTTTGCTGCCTTCAATAGAACTTCTGACGATATCCGGCCGCTAAACACAAGGATTTTATCTCTAATAGGGATTCGCTGGAGTAAACAATATCCATAAATTTTATCTAAAGCATTATGTCTTCCTATATCAGTTCTAGTGATGAATAGGTTCTCTGTGTCACACAGTCCAGCATTATGCACTCCACCAGTATGTTGAAATAATTGGCTTTCTTCTTGCAAACACTTCATGAGATGCATACAGGTTTCAGCAGAAATACTGATTCGATCAATGGCTGTTTTTGCCGTCTTCACATCTTGAAGAAAATAAAAGTATCTTCCTTTCCCGCAGCATGAACCAATCACTCGTTTTGTATAATCTGATGAACGAAATTCACTTGAGTGTACTAAATCAACATAGGTAAAACCCATACTTTCATCTATTGTAAACCTTTTAATCTCATTTTCAAATCGAATGACCCCTTCTGAAGCCAAAAAGCCGATAACCAATTCTTTCAGGTGCTCTGGTGAACAAACAAGTGTCACAAACTCTTCTCCATTCACCATCACAGTTAAAGGAAATTCTTCTACAATTTCATCAGTTTTGCAGGTAAACTGGCCTTCACAGTAATGGTGTATGACTCGTTTCTTTTTAACAGAAGGATTCATTGTATGATCTTCCTTTCAATGCAAATTTAGTTATATGATCCAATCAAATTGTGATATTATTTTAAAAAGTCATAAAAATGTAACATATTTCTATCTTATCAAACTTCTTGATTCCTTTATATGGGGGAACTAAATGAACAATTCGAAGAAAAATCGCTAGCTCATTGCAACAAGTGCTGTAGGATTCATTTATCTATTGGGTCTGTTTATGCTTGGAGTGTTTTACAATTCCTTTACATGAAGCTTTTCAGTGGTCATAAACAGAAATAAGTCTCACATTCAGTATTGCTATTTTATTTTTAGGTTTATCGGCTGCTTCATGGGACATTTCGTTGAAAGGTATGGTCCAAAGGCATCGGGGCTCTTCTCAGCTATTTTCTTCAGCACCGGAATGACTGGGTCTGGATTCGCTGTCCACATGTCTTCACTGCCTCTCCTCTATTTATTTTATGGTGTACTCGCTGGAATAGGTTTAGGCATAGGCTATATTGCACCTGTATCAACTCTAGTCAAATGGTTTCCGGATCGAAGAGGGCTTGCAACCGGCTTAGCCATTATGGTATTCTCTGGCTTATTTTTCATTGCTTTTATCATATCACTTCTCATTCGAAAAGATATTCAGCAGCTAAGAAAAAAAACTATCTGCTGCTTCCTCTGTCTCAGCACAACCTTAATTTGACAGATTCACAATCTAAAGGTAATTTTTAGATATGAAAACGCTTGACAAAGTAACAGGAGGGTGATGAATTCATGGGGAAAACAAAACATAAGGGGCCTGTTAAACTCAATAAAAAACCCTCACCAAAGCTATGGGCCTCTTTTGCACCAATGGGGCTTGGCAAAGTGAAACCGAAACACATTCGGGATACGATGAAAGTGGCATGGGAGAACAAAGATAACCTTCCCTACGCGTACCGTATTTTAACGCAGGGCGTTTGTGACGGCTGTGCCCTTGGTGTCTCAGGACTGTATGATCAAACGCTCGCAGGACCTCATATATGCACTACAAGACTAAATGTCCTTCGTCTTAACACAATGCCAGCTATTGATCCAAAATGGTTTGAAGATATTCATCAGCTAAAGCAAATGGACAGCACCTCACTTCGCAAGCTTGGGCGAATTCCTTATCCATTGATCCGAAAAAAAGGTGACAATGCCTTTACACGTATTTCTTGGGATGATGCACTAGATCAAATCGCAGCTAAAATCCAATCAATTGATAAACGGCAGCTTGCTTTCTATTTAACCGCCAGAGGAATTACAAATGAAGTTTATTATACGGCTGCAAAGGCAGCTCGATTTATAGGGACGAATCATATTGATAATGCTTCTCGCATTTGCCATTCACCAAGTAAAACCGCTCTTAAACGGTCCCTTGGCATCGGTGCTTCCAGCTGTAATTACAGTGATTGGATTGGAACGGATGTATTAATTTTTTGGGGATCTGTCGCAGCAAACAATCAGCCTGTTTCCACTAAATATATGTACGCTGCTAAAAAGAAGGGAACAAAAATTATCGTCATCAATCCGTATAAAGAGCCTGCTATGGAAAAGTACTGGATTCCTTCTATTCCAGAGAGTGCTTTATTCGGTACAAAAATGGCGGATGATTTTTACCAAGTCAATATAGGCGGAGATATTGCGTTTATGAACGGCGTCATTAAGCATTGGTTTGACATGGAGCAGCATACTCCCCATTCGGCTCTTGATCACGAATTTATTCAAAACCATACAACCGGCATACAGGATTTAAAGAAGCATGTCACACAGTTGAAGTGGAAGGACCTAGAAGCATCATCAGGTTTATCAAAAGAAAAAATGAAAGAATTTGCGACACTGCTTGCCAATGCTAATTCAGGCATTTTTATTTGGAGTATGGGCCTTACTCAGCACCGTTTTGCAACGGATAATATATCACAGGTTGCCAACCTTGCCATGCTGCGAGGATTCATTGGCAGAAAACATTGTGGTGTCATGCCAATTCGGGGGCATAGCGGCGTCCAAGGTTCCGGTGAAATGGGCGCTGATCCATTCGTTTTGCCGGGTAGTGATTTTGATGAAGAGAATATTGAAAGAATCGAACATATATGGGGATTTGACATTCCTAAATGGCATGGTGACACCATTGGGCAATCCTTTGAGAAGATGGCTCTCCCAAAAGATCATCCACAAAAACTCAAAATGCTGTTTACGAGTGGCGGAAACTTTTTAGAAACGATGCCAAATCCAGAAGCGATCGAAAAAGCATTATCTGAACTTGAAATCCGTGTCCACCAAGATATCATTTTGAATACCTCTACGTTGGCAGACGCTGAAGAGGCGGTGATTGTGCTACCTGCTATGACAAGATATGAACAACCAGGAGGAGGCACATCAACCAGTACGGAACGCATGGTATATTTCAGTCCAGAAATTGAAGGACCTCGTATTGAGGAAGCCAGAGCAGAATGGGACATTTATGTTGATCTTGCGAAAAGGGTCCGGCCAGAAGATGCCGAACTGATTCATTTTGAAACAGCTGAAGACATCCGTCGTGAGATTGCCATCGCCAATCGAAACTATGATGGTATCCAGCATTTACGTCGTAAAGGAGACGTTTTTCAATGGGGAGGCGCTTGGCTCTGTGAAAATGGCATATGTCCAACACCGGACGGCAAGGGACATCTTCTTCCTGCCCAGCTGCCTCAATATCGAAAAACCGAGGGACATTTTAATATCACGACAAGAAGAGGAAAACAATTCAACTCCATGATCTACAGCGAAAAGGATGCCTTTAATGGTGGAAAACGTCATTCTATCTTAATGAATGAAGAAGATGCAAAAGAACTTTACATCCAAGAAGGTGACCCAGTTGTTCTCTTTAATCAATATGGGTCCTATCAAGGAGTGGCTCAATTCGGAGAGTTGAGACGTGGCAATATCGCAGTTTATTGGCCTGAAGGAAACGTTTTAATTCCTAAAGGTGTATATGAGCGCTACTCACAGATTCCCGAGTATAATACGGCTGCCATATTAGAAAAAGCTGAAACCTTCCATGCAAGAAAGGATCAGCATTACGTGGAGAAACGAATTGATGAATTAGAAACGACTTTGAATTAATCGTCAATTTAAAAACAGCTGGGGTTGTTTTCCCCAGCTGCCATTCACTCTCTACCGACCAAAAACGCCCGCTTCTTGTTGAAGGATGCGGTTCAATTCTTCGGCATTTGCAGCCGGTTGATATTGTCCTCCACCTGCTTTTGCAACAGATTTTAGATTTTTTGCTTCTTTTTCATTCACGTCAAAGCCAATGATATTGACGATTGTATCTATTCCGTTTTCATGTAATTCCTTTGCTGCTTGTGAAGGGCTTCCGCCACAAGTTTCTTCACCATCACTGACAACATAAACAATATTTTTCCCTTCAGCCTGATGATCTTCAAAATCTTGTTTCGTATCAGTTAATGCTTTTGCAAGTGGTGTCCAGCCAGTAGGCTTATACACATTCAGTGCTTGCTGAAATATTGATGGCTCATATGATCCAAATCCGTAAACGGCTTCAGAACTTGAACAAGAAACGGCTTTCCCTGCATTTTTATTGGTTCCTTCATGACCAAACACACGAAGCAGAACTTGTGTATCTTCTGA contains the following coding sequences:
- the moaA gene encoding GTP 3',8-cyclase MoaA, translating into MVSILDKRQRPLRDLRISVTDRCNFRCTYCMPAEVFGPDYPFLKKEELLSFEEIERLASLFVRNLGVVKIRITGGEPLMRKDLPVLIEKLAKVPGIEDIAMTTNGTLLPLYADQLKRAGLNRVTISLDSLNPDRFKQMNGRHISIQKVFDGIEAAKKAGLAIKMNMVVQKGVNDQDVLPMAAYFKKEGHVLRFIEFMDVGNTNKWNLEHVMTKKEIIELIDSTYPIKPEPPQYAGEVANRFFYKDGSGEIGIISSVSDAFCGTCNRARLSARGELFTCLFASSGFDLKRMIRTTKDNEELTNMLKELWSNRHDQYSAEREQKKGQKKVEMSYIGG
- a CDS encoding VWA domain-containing protein, giving the protein MKRNIILTILASLVLLLSSPAHAVTKQEPPAHVVILLDLSGSMAQSVEGEKKIDIAKRSIQSFASILSEDTQVLLRVFGHEGTNKNAGKAVSCSSSEAVYGFGSYEPSIFQQALNVYKPTGWTPLAKALTDTKQDFEDHQAEGKNIVYVVSDGEETCGGSPSQAAKELHENGIDTIVNIIGFDVNEKEAKNLKSVAKAGGGQYQPAANAEELNRILQQEAGVFGR
- a CDS encoding FdhF/YdeP family oxidoreductase gives rise to the protein MGKTKHKGPVKLNKKPSPKLWASFAPMGLGKVKPKHIRDTMKVAWENKDNLPYAYRILTQGVCDGCALGVSGLYDQTLAGPHICTTRLNVLRLNTMPAIDPKWFEDIHQLKQMDSTSLRKLGRIPYPLIRKKGDNAFTRISWDDALDQIAAKIQSIDKRQLAFYLTARGITNEVYYTAAKAARFIGTNHIDNASRICHSPSKTALKRSLGIGASSCNYSDWIGTDVLIFWGSVAANNQPVSTKYMYAAKKKGTKIIVINPYKEPAMEKYWIPSIPESALFGTKMADDFYQVNIGGDIAFMNGVIKHWFDMEQHTPHSALDHEFIQNHTTGIQDLKKHVTQLKWKDLEASSGLSKEKMKEFATLLANANSGIFIWSMGLTQHRFATDNISQVANLAMLRGFIGRKHCGVMPIRGHSGVQGSGEMGADPFVLPGSDFDEENIERIEHIWGFDIPKWHGDTIGQSFEKMALPKDHPQKLKMLFTSGGNFLETMPNPEAIEKALSELEIRVHQDIILNTSTLADAEEAVIVLPAMTRYEQPGGGTSTSTERMVYFSPEIEGPRIEEARAEWDIYVDLAKRVRPEDAELIHFETAEDIRREIAIANRNYDGIQHLRRKGDVFQWGGAWLCENGICPTPDGKGHLLPAQLPQYRKTEGHFNITTRRGKQFNSMIYSEKDAFNGGKRHSILMNEEDAKELYIQEGDPVVLFNQYGSYQGVAQFGELRRGNIAVYWPEGNVLIPKGVYERYSQIPEYNTAAILEKAETFHARKDQHYVEKRIDELETTLN
- the fdhD gene encoding formate dehydrogenase accessory sulfurtransferase FdhD encodes the protein MNPSVKKKRVIHHYCEGQFTCKTDEIVEEFPLTVMVNGEEFVTLVCSPEHLKELVIGFLASEGVIRFENEIKRFTIDESMGFTYVDLVHSSEFRSSDYTKRVIGSCCGKGRYFYFLQDVKTAKTAIDRISISAETCMHLMKCLQEESQLFQHTGGVHNAGLCDTENLFITRTDIGRHNALDKIYGYCLLQRIPIRDKILVFSGRISSEVLLKAAKLGVSIVISKSAPTELALKMAEELKITTVGFVRGKSFNIYTHPQRITE